One genomic segment of Mytilus galloprovincialis chromosome 5, xbMytGall1.hap1.1, whole genome shotgun sequence includes these proteins:
- the LOC143076938 gene encoding uncharacterized protein LOC143076938, whose product MLNLLQIHESSGLSPGTETLKRSLKLNRKRDRKSTVSKTREGKKQRLLLKKKRSSKNSGMEVREGKTYESEIGLEHPDQEEIPEVMEIDKFDKEAITVAPLLVFDLETTGLSRSSDIIQLAACSKDSTFDTYILPSQPISKEATNITKITVRGNNMLYNSKPVNFKYPHQALTDFITFLSEFSCKPILVGHNIKRFDCHILYNALRFYNMYSEFCSHIIGFVDSLDVFKHVVPGLSSYSQTNLVDTLLDETYAAHNALEDTRLLFRLITCTSQGNVISDNITDFIFSSNYPHNCHMHQDNLTTFSEAINCKALSKATALKAARSNLRLCHLKLSIERNGLDGLRALLSELTNQGKVRVTSCKKIIQKMYDFLTPES is encoded by the exons atgttaaactTATTACAGATACATGAATCATCTGGATTATCACCTGGTACTGAAACATTGAAGAGATCATTGAAATTAAACAGAAAGAGAGACAGAAAGTCAACTGTTTCGAAGACAAGAGAGGGAAAAAAACAACGTCTGCTTCTGAAGAAGAAAAGAAGTTCCAAGAATTCTGGAATGGAAGTCAGAGAAGGAAAAACTTACGAAAGTGAAATAG GACTGGAACATCCAGATCAAGAAGAAATTCCTGAAGTTATGGAAATAGACAAATTTGACAAAGAAGCAATTACAGTTGCACCTTTGTTGGTGTTTGACTTAGAAACCACAGGCCTTA gtAGATCATCTGATATTATACAACTTGCAGCTTGTTCAAAAGACAGCACTTTTGATACCTACATCTTACCAAGCCAACCAATATCAAAAGAAGCCACCAACATCACAAAGATCACAGTGCGTGGAAACAATATGCTGTACAATTCAAAACCAGTCAACTTTAAATATCCACATCAAGCTCTTACTGATTTCATTACATTTCTGTCAGAATTTTCATGTAAACCAATTCTTGTTGGACACAATATCAAGAGATTTGACTGTCATATTTTGTACAATGCCTTAAGATTTTATAACATGTACTCAGAATTTTGTAGCCATATAATTGGATTTGTAGATAGTTTGGATGTATTTAAACATGTTGTTCCTGGACTAAGTTCTTATAGTCAGACAAATCTTGTTGACACACTTCTTGATGAAACCTATGCTGCTCATAATGCCTTAGAGGACACTAGACTATTATTTAGATTAATCACTTGTACATCACAAGGAAATGTTATATCTGATAACAtcacagattttattttttcttccaaCTATCCACATAACTGCCACATGCATCAAGATAATTTAACAACTTTTAGTGAGGCTATTAACTGTAAAGCTTTATCTAAAGCCACAGCTTTGAAAGCTGCACGTTCTAATTTAAGGTTGTGTCATTTAAAATTATCTATTGAAAGAAATGGATTAGATGGTTTACGCGCACTGTTGTCCGAACTTACGAATCAAGGAAAAGTGCGTGTAACCAGTTGTAAAAAGATTATTCAAAAGATGtatgactttttgactcctgAAAGTTAA
- the LOC143076870 gene encoding uncharacterized protein LOC143076870 isoform X2, whose amino-acid sequence METFPEIIMCTWMIHAGIGETQLNNLLAAMNLHCINSKTLKDREIEIGEVMECSAEASERKFLLEEAVEAISLNEDSQQQEGIHASTDTCWQKKGSGRAYNSLSGVASLIGQKTGKVLHHTMRSGDCRVCSIANRKGEVPRKHKCSKNWTGSAKAMEPDMVVQMIRDLKEQNVPISELAGDDDSTGYNRAIKEMPDLHMEKTSDRNHVTKNIVNKLYSMKPKHKELSVMVINAITRNFAYMVDQNKGNQTGIENGLRASIDHIFGEHAHCVQSWCGYLKDKTTYKHSSLPHGKDLKSLDLKSDLEKLFLDKLVPNSKKLANLASSQANESLNMTIATKAPKYKHYSASSSLSYRVSSAVLQKNEGYSYVSEVSVKYG is encoded by the exons ATGGAGACTTTCCCTGAAATAAtcatgtgtacat GGATGATTCATGCTGGAATTGGGGAGACCCAATTAAACAATCTGCTAGCAGCAATGAATTTACATTGTATAAACTCCAAGACCCTGAAGGACAGAGAAATTGAGATTGGTGAGGTGATGGAATGTAGTGCAGAGGCCTCAGAAAGGAAGTTTTTGTTAGAGGAAGCTGTTGAAGCTATTTCACTTAATGAAG ATAGTCAACAACAAGAGGGTATACATGCATCAACAGACACATGCTGGCAAAAAAAGGGTTCTGGAAGAGCATATAATAGTTTATCAG gAGTAGCATCACTTATTGGACAGAAGACTGGGAAAGTTCTGCATCATACCATGAGATCTGGGGATTGCAGAGTATGCAGCATAGCAAACAGAAAAGGAGAAGTACCCAGAAAACATAAGTGCTCTAAAAACTGGACTGGATCAGCAAAAGCAATGGAGCCTGACATGGTTGTCCAGATGATCCGTGATTTGAAGGAACAAAATGTCCCAATATCAGAACTTGCTGGGGATGATGATTCCACTGGATACAACAGAGCCATTAAGGAAATGCCGGATCTTCATATGGAGAAAACTAGTGATCGCAATCATGTAACCAAAAATATCGTCAACAAATTATACAGCATGAAGCCAAAGCATAAGGAATTATCTGTAATGGTGATAAATGCTATTACCAGAAACTTTGCCTACATGGTTGACCAAAATAAGGGAAACCAAACTGGAATAGAAAATGGGTTAAGGGCGTCGATTGATCACATTTTTGGTGAACATGCACACTGTGTGCAAAGTTGGTGTGGCTACTTAAAAGACAAAACCACCTACAAACATTCAAGCCTTCCACATGGCAAAGATTTAAAATCTTTGGACTTGAAGTCTGATCTTGAAAAACTGTTCTTGGATAAATTGGTGCCAAACTCAAAGAAACTGGCAAATCTAGCAAGTTCTCAAGCTAATGAGAGTTTGAATATGACCATAGCTACTAAAGCACCAAAATACAAACATTACTCTGCCTCATCCAGCTTAAGCTACAGAGTTAGTTCAGCAGTTCTACAGAAAAATGAAGGCTATAGCTATGTGTCTGAGGTTAGTGTAAAATATGGTTAA
- the LOC143076870 gene encoding uncharacterized protein LOC143076870 isoform X1, translated as MSVIRNERGKFSKNKQIQKTKRVENLVYNRPNCVTQTVEDEVDIHVVPDISIDHPYVKETTTTNCSDPFFQNEIVIDSAENDYNVDFDLDFTYIPSDLVDLSYCRFVVELDVLAKQLQQCTKCCTPLHLHNSLGVRPLGLSGILFVQCTECGNVDRIKLGKTHYRTEVKRGNGIFDINTKVATGMIHAGIGETQLNNLLAAMNLHCINSKTLKDREIEIGEVMECSAEASERKFLLEEAVEAISLNEDSQQQEGIHASTDTCWQKKGSGRAYNSLSGVASLIGQKTGKVLHHTMRSGDCRVCSIANRKGEVPRKHKCSKNWTGSAKAMEPDMVVQMIRDLKEQNVPISELAGDDDSTGYNRAIKEMPDLHMEKTSDRNHVTKNIVNKLYSMKPKHKELSVMVINAITRNFAYMVDQNKGNQTGIENGLRASIDHIFGEHAHCVQSWCGYLKDKTTYKHSSLPHGKDLKSLDLKSDLEKLFLDKLVPNSKKLANLASSQANESLNMTIATKAPKYKHYSASSSLSYRVSSAVLQKNEGYSYVSEVSVKYG; from the exons ATGTCTGTAATAAGAAATGAGCGAGGGAAGTTttcaaagaataaacaaatacaaaaaactaAAAGGGTAGAAAACTTGGTTTACAACCGACCAAATTGTGTAACACAAACTGTTGAAGATGAAGTTGATATACATGTTGTCCCTGATATTTCTATCGACCATCCTTACGTCAAAGAAACTACAACCACTAACTGTTCTGATCCTTTTTTCCAAAATGAAATCGTTATAGATTCGGCAGAAAATGATtacaatgtagattttgacttagaCTTCACATACATTCCATCAGATCTTGTTGATTTAAGTTATTGCCGTTTTGTGGTAGAACTTGATGTCCTTGCCAAACAATTACAACAATGCACTAAGTGTTGTACTCCTTTGCACCTGCACAACTCACTTGGAGTCAGACCCCTTGGCTTGTCAGGAATATTGTTTGTTCAGTGTACTGAATGTGGAAATGTTGACAGAATCAAATTGGGCAAAACTCACTATCGCACTGAAGTGAAAAGAGGAAATGGTATTTTTGATATAAATACTAAAGTGGCTACAG GGATGATTCATGCTGGAATTGGGGAGACCCAATTAAACAATCTGCTAGCAGCAATGAATTTACATTGTATAAACTCCAAGACCCTGAAGGACAGAGAAATTGAGATTGGTGAGGTGATGGAATGTAGTGCAGAGGCCTCAGAAAGGAAGTTTTTGTTAGAGGAAGCTGTTGAAGCTATTTCACTTAATGAAG ATAGTCAACAACAAGAGGGTATACATGCATCAACAGACACATGCTGGCAAAAAAAGGGTTCTGGAAGAGCATATAATAGTTTATCAG gAGTAGCATCACTTATTGGACAGAAGACTGGGAAAGTTCTGCATCATACCATGAGATCTGGGGATTGCAGAGTATGCAGCATAGCAAACAGAAAAGGAGAAGTACCCAGAAAACATAAGTGCTCTAAAAACTGGACTGGATCAGCAAAAGCAATGGAGCCTGACATGGTTGTCCAGATGATCCGTGATTTGAAGGAACAAAATGTCCCAATATCAGAACTTGCTGGGGATGATGATTCCACTGGATACAACAGAGCCATTAAGGAAATGCCGGATCTTCATATGGAGAAAACTAGTGATCGCAATCATGTAACCAAAAATATCGTCAACAAATTATACAGCATGAAGCCAAAGCATAAGGAATTATCTGTAATGGTGATAAATGCTATTACCAGAAACTTTGCCTACATGGTTGACCAAAATAAGGGAAACCAAACTGGAATAGAAAATGGGTTAAGGGCGTCGATTGATCACATTTTTGGTGAACATGCACACTGTGTGCAAAGTTGGTGTGGCTACTTAAAAGACAAAACCACCTACAAACATTCAAGCCTTCCACATGGCAAAGATTTAAAATCTTTGGACTTGAAGTCTGATCTTGAAAAACTGTTCTTGGATAAATTGGTGCCAAACTCAAAGAAACTGGCAAATCTAGCAAGTTCTCAAGCTAATGAGAGTTTGAATATGACCATAGCTACTAAAGCACCAAAATACAAACATTACTCTGCCTCATCCAGCTTAAGCTACAGAGTTAGTTCAGCAGTTCTACAGAAAAATGAAGGCTATAGCTATGTGTCTGAGGTTAGTGTAAAATATGGTTAA